In Zalophus californianus isolate mZalCal1 chromosome 4, mZalCal1.pri.v2, whole genome shotgun sequence, the following proteins share a genomic window:
- the LOC113931160 gene encoding histone H4, giving the protein MSGRGKGGKGLGKGGAKRHRKVLRDNIQGITKPAIRRLARRGGVKRISGLIYEETRGVLKVFLENVIRDAVTYTEHAKRKTVTAMDVVYALKRQGRTLYGFGG; this is encoded by the coding sequence ATGTCAGGAAGAGGTAAGGGTGGCAAGGGCTTGGGTAAGGGTGGTGCTAAACGCCACCGCAAAGTCTTGAGAGACAACATCCAAGGCATCACTAAGCCGGCCATCCGGCGCCTCGCTCGGCGTGGAGGAGTCAAGCGGATCTCCGGCCTCATTTACGAGGAGACTCGCGGTGTGCTCAAGGTGTTCTTAGAGAACGTCATTCGGGACGCGGTCACCTACACCGAGCACGCCAAGCGCAAGACGGTTACCGCTATGGACGTGGTGTATGCCCTCAAGCGACAGGGACGCACCCTGTATGGCTTCGGAGGCTAA